In Pseudothermotoga sp., a genomic segment contains:
- the nagA gene encoding N-acetylglucosamine-6-phosphate deacetylase, which yields MINLKLRAKRLFTPLREFEEVCVTIRNDRIVSIEKDNLVAQRSYPILAPAFIDSHTHGAIGIDVMRAKIEDLARLSLFYAEHGVGCFFPTTVSDSFENISKVASTVREAMDNRELASKIGGLYVEGPYLNPTKSGAHKREMIKHPDLDELEHFLTGFGDVIKIFAIAPELNGAKEAINLLRRHKVIVSIAHTNATYDQTMDAIRAGARRATHVFNAMKQFDHREPGVLGAVLTNEKIYCELICDFVHLHPTTVKLAMKIKGVFKSFLVSDSISATGLNNGVYELGQMNVEVRDGVAKLLGKNTLAGSTLTIDQAVRNLVFKLDVPLRSALIMASFTPAKASGLSDGFIAEGQVANLVALDDELNVVALYVEGRLVYSV from the coding sequence TTGATAAATTTGAAACTTCGAGCCAAACGGTTGTTCACACCTCTCAGAGAATTTGAGGAGGTTTGTGTAACGATCAGAAACGATAGAATAGTCTCGATTGAGAAAGATAACCTTGTCGCACAACGAAGCTATCCAATTTTAGCTCCAGCGTTCATTGACAGCCACACACACGGTGCGATAGGTATCGATGTGATGAGGGCAAAGATTGAAGATCTCGCACGGCTTTCCTTATTTTACGCCGAACATGGAGTCGGTTGCTTCTTTCCAACGACCGTTTCAGACAGTTTCGAGAACATATCGAAGGTCGCCTCCACCGTTAGAGAAGCTATGGATAACCGTGAGCTCGCTTCCAAAATAGGTGGATTGTACGTTGAGGGACCTTACTTAAACCCAACAAAAAGCGGTGCGCATAAACGTGAAATGATCAAACACCCAGATCTCGACGAACTAGAACACTTCTTGACAGGATTCGGTGATGTTATAAAAATTTTTGCTATCGCCCCAGAGCTCAATGGCGCAAAAGAAGCTATCAATTTACTACGAAGACACAAGGTAATCGTCAGCATCGCACACACAAATGCTACGTATGACCAAACTATGGATGCCATCAGAGCTGGAGCTAGAAGAGCAACGCACGTCTTCAATGCTATGAAACAGTTCGACCATAGAGAACCAGGTGTACTGGGGGCTGTCTTGACGAACGAAAAGATTTATTGTGAATTGATATGCGACTTTGTTCATCTTCATCCCACGACAGTTAAGCTTGCTATGAAAATTAAAGGTGTTTTCAAATCTTTTTTGGTCAGCGATTCGATATCAGCCACAGGTTTGAACAACGGTGTGTACGAGCTCGGTCAAATGAACGTTGAAGTCCGAGATGGTGTTGCAAAACTTCTCGGTAAAAACACGCTCGCCGGTAGCACGCTCACGATCGATCAAGCTGTAAGAAATCTGGTCTTCAAGTTGGATGTACCGCTCAGATCCGCCTTGATAATGGCAAGCTTCACACCAGCTAAGGCGAGCGGTTTGAGTGATGGATTCATCGCGGAAGGGCAAGTCGCGAATCTCGTCGCTTTGGATGATGAG
- the thrS gene encoding threonine--tRNA ligase — protein MKLFIKDVGEIDLDGPITIQTVAKKMGRNDVIAAIQDGKLLDIRDTLNAGRIELITINHPLAPQIYRHTMSHIMAHAVTRIFGEDKVLLGIGPVIENGFYYDFEIASGRIVEEDLPKIEEMMRKIINEDLSIERITMRRHEAIEFMKKRGQKYKVELLHEMEEEVVTFYKQGEFIDLCKGPHLPSTGIVKHFKLLSISGAYWRGNENNPMLQRIYGTAFASEEELNRYVEMLEEAKRRDHRKLGPALGIFFIDYDYAPGMPIFTPAGTIILRELMNFSRELHLNSGYQEVMTPLVMSEKLWRMSGHWDHYKENMYFTSKEDQNFAIKPMNCPGHILIYKSRTVSYRDLPMRYFEFGRVHRYERSGVLHGLLRVRSFTQDDAHIFCRTDQIEQEIVGIIRLIERIYAQFGFEYSVELSTMPENHMGDVETWNMATESLKNALDSIKLPYIIKEGEGAFYGPKIDFHVKDSIGRTWQCATVQLDFLMPQRFDLYYVDADGSEVRPVMIHTAKYGSLERFLGILIEHFAGAFPTWLAPVQVVILPISDRHRHYAEQLVENFSQSGVRVKLDARHETLSYRVREAQTMKIPYMLIVGDREMNEKKASVRTRKGTDLGAKDVNEILNVILQEIKTRSLKSLLEG, from the coding sequence ATGAAGCTTTTCATCAAAGATGTTGGCGAGATAGATTTGGATGGACCTATAACGATTCAGACTGTTGCGAAGAAGATGGGTAGAAATGATGTCATAGCTGCGATTCAAGATGGAAAGTTGCTTGACATTCGCGACACATTGAACGCTGGGCGAATTGAGCTCATAACGATCAACCATCCCCTCGCGCCACAAATTTATCGTCATACGATGTCCCACATCATGGCCCACGCAGTGACGAGAATATTTGGTGAGGATAAAGTCCTGCTTGGTATAGGTCCGGTGATCGAAAACGGATTTTATTATGATTTTGAGATTGCCTCTGGAAGGATTGTGGAAGAAGATTTACCGAAGATCGAAGAAATGATGAGGAAAATTATCAACGAAGATCTATCCATAGAACGAATCACCATGAGGAGGCATGAAGCCATAGAGTTCATGAAGAAGAGAGGACAGAAGTACAAGGTTGAATTGTTGCATGAGATGGAAGAAGAGGTCGTAACCTTTTACAAGCAGGGTGAATTCATCGATTTGTGTAAAGGACCACATTTGCCATCTACAGGAATTGTGAAACATTTCAAGTTGCTCTCGATTTCCGGTGCGTATTGGAGAGGGAATGAGAACAATCCTATGCTTCAAAGGATATACGGCACAGCCTTTGCAAGTGAGGAAGAATTGAACAGATATGTGGAAATGCTTGAGGAAGCCAAGAGAAGGGATCACAGAAAACTGGGACCAGCGCTGGGAATATTTTTCATTGACTATGACTACGCACCTGGTATGCCTATCTTCACTCCAGCAGGAACGATTATTCTGCGCGAGTTGATGAATTTCTCAAGAGAATTGCACTTGAACAGCGGATATCAAGAGGTCATGACCCCGTTGGTGATGAGCGAAAAACTTTGGAGGATGTCTGGGCACTGGGATCACTACAAAGAAAACATGTATTTCACTTCGAAAGAAGATCAGAATTTCGCAATAAAACCGATGAATTGCCCAGGGCACATACTGATTTACAAGAGCAGAACAGTATCGTACAGAGATTTGCCGATGAGGTATTTCGAGTTTGGACGAGTTCATAGGTACGAGAGAAGTGGAGTGCTTCACGGATTGCTCCGAGTTAGAAGTTTCACACAAGACGATGCCCATATTTTCTGTAGAACCGACCAAATAGAACAAGAGATTGTGGGAATCATAAGATTGATAGAACGCATATATGCCCAATTTGGTTTTGAATATTCCGTCGAGCTGAGCACTATGCCGGAGAACCATATGGGTGATGTGGAAACTTGGAACATGGCCACCGAATCTCTCAAGAACGCTTTAGACTCGATCAAGTTGCCCTACATAATTAAAGAAGGTGAAGGAGCCTTCTATGGGCCGAAGATAGATTTCCATGTGAAAGATTCCATCGGCAGAACTTGGCAATGCGCCACGGTTCAACTCGATTTTCTTATGCCACAGAGATTTGATCTATACTATGTAGATGCAGATGGTTCTGAGGTTCGACCGGTGATGATACATACGGCGAAGTACGGGAGTTTGGAAAGGTTTCTCGGCATACTCATCGAACATTTCGCTGGGGCTTTCCCAACATGGCTTGCTCCAGTTCAGGTTGTGATTTTACCCATTTCAGATAGACACAGGCATTATGCCGAGCAACTCGTTGAAAATTTCTCTCAAAGCGGTGTAAGAGTCAAACTCGATGCGCGCCATGAAACACTTTCTTACAGGGTGAGAGAAGCTCAGACTATGAAGATACCATACATGTTGATCGTCGGAGATAGAGAAATGAATGAGAAAAAAGCATCTGTTAGGACCAGAAAGGGAACCGATCTTGGTGCGAAGGATGTGAATGAGATTCTGAACGTGATACTTCAAGAAATAAAAACGCGCTCGTTGAAGAGCTTGTTAGAGGGATGA
- a CDS encoding HD-GYP domain-containing protein: MVCKVMKEKDALVERFEKLCSAEEPVSTNLFITDTFREDLSPLLVVKKNSVELYDSGKLVAQFVNEPSVYDSIWTFVKSFVDKEDAKSALTSYRFARKIVSGILQAMVVLMEVEDKQGFSHSQRVARLCVRVGKKLGLSSNELNLLRECAMLHDVGKIGIEQLMMYTPTRIRIFENMPQDHTVMGAVYLSSIEYLWDIVPAVRSHHERWDGKGYPDGLKGEEIPLFARIIGICDYFDELTHFVTSEWGTGPKTESEALTMIEAQSGKMFDPRLVEIFLQMKRSKDSDDCVEE; this comes from the coding sequence ATGGTGTGTAAAGTAATGAAGGAAAAAGATGCCTTGGTTGAACGTTTTGAAAAACTCTGTTCGGCTGAGGAACCAGTTTCCACAAATTTGTTCATAACTGATACTTTTCGCGAAGATCTTTCACCATTGCTAGTAGTGAAGAAAAATTCAGTGGAATTGTACGATTCTGGGAAGCTGGTCGCGCAGTTTGTGAATGAACCAAGCGTTTACGATTCAATCTGGACGTTCGTCAAATCTTTTGTTGACAAAGAAGACGCGAAGTCTGCTTTGACGAGTTACAGATTCGCCAGGAAAATCGTCAGTGGGATTCTGCAAGCTATGGTCGTTTTGATGGAAGTTGAAGACAAACAAGGTTTCAGTCATTCCCAGAGAGTTGCCCGCTTATGTGTGAGAGTGGGTAAGAAATTGGGTTTAAGTAGCAATGAATTGAATCTTTTAAGAGAATGTGCGATGCTTCATGACGTAGGTAAAATTGGCATAGAACAGCTCATGATGTATACACCAACGCGAATAAGAATATTCGAGAATATGCCTCAAGATCACACTGTGATGGGCGCAGTTTATTTGTCGTCAATTGAGTACCTGTGGGACATTGTACCTGCCGTTAGGTCACACCACGAACGATGGGATGGAAAAGGTTATCCTGACGGTTTGAAAGGAGAAGAAATTCCTCTGTTTGCAAGGATCATAGGTATCTGTGATTATTTCGATGAACTAACACATTTTGTCACATCTGAATGGGGTACTGGACCAAAAACTGAATCTGAAGCACTAACCATGATCGAAGCTCAAAGTGGAAAGATGTTCGACCCAAGATTGGTGGAAATCTTCCTACAGATGAAAAGATCCAAAGATTCAGACGACTGCGTTGAGGAATAA
- the ruvA gene encoding Holliday junction branch migration protein RuvA, with amino-acid sequence MLAAVYGCVETIKNNVVFLRVLDFVLEVHCDKKTLESLKIGEKTKLYTRLEFNQDGFILYGFLEEEKVEIFERITKVSKVGHRTALKILSSVEPDELIYMIKSGDVDRLSQIPGVGRKTAERLISELKDEEFSVALVMNREYLDAIEALTVLGFTKSDSREAVRKVFKPGMSAEQIVKEALKKLSKRV; translated from the coding sequence ATGTTAGCTGCCGTCTATGGGTGTGTGGAGACGATCAAGAACAATGTAGTTTTCCTTCGTGTACTGGATTTTGTATTGGAAGTTCACTGTGATAAAAAGACTTTAGAATCCCTGAAGATAGGTGAGAAGACCAAGCTTTACACACGGCTTGAATTCAATCAAGATGGATTCATCCTTTATGGTTTTCTGGAGGAAGAAAAAGTTGAAATCTTTGAAAGAATCACAAAAGTTTCGAAAGTTGGTCATAGGACAGCATTGAAGATACTTTCTTCCGTAGAACCTGACGAACTCATTTACATGATCAAAAGTGGTGATGTGGACAGGTTATCTCAAATCCCTGGTGTCGGTCGAAAAACAGCGGAACGGTTGATATCTGAGTTGAAAGATGAGGAATTTTCTGTGGCACTCGTCATGAACAGAGAATATCTTGACGCCATAGAAGCTTTGACAGTGCTTGGTTTTACGAAGTCCGACTCGCGCGAGGCAGTTAGAAAAGTTTTCAAACCGGGCATGAGTGCGGAACAAATCGTTAAAGAAGCTTTGAAAAAGCTTTCAAAGAGGGTGTGA
- a CDS encoding bifunctional folylpolyglutamate synthase/dihydrofolate synthase, translated as MNYLEMLAYIYRERPSGKITLGLDRIAKLCDFLGNPQDKFRSVHVTGTNGKGSVTKLLSNLMIEHGFKTGAYYSPHLSTFKERILVNEQFVPEQLYLECFKQVQKFAEMMDQLGESSKPSFFEFTTAMAFCIFERMGVQTGAIEVGLGGRYDATNILKSDVAVIVTVDYDHMHILGDTVEKIAFEKAGIIKFSNPTVCGETKLGPLEVIQNVCKEKKSELHLIGRDFEFDKVQLKLNENKFSFRGLRNFKDLELTLNGEHQFLNASVALQAFLLFAEKLGFEVREEAVRKALKKTINPGRFEVIGDNPRYIFDGAHNTPAAATLKKTIMTYLANEKLAGIVGILDDKDKIGVLSHIAPLFERLIITRPISHRAVKPEETYELAKQFNKNVSFEPDPIKALEILKKERWPTIIITGSLYLVGYLRDYILDGTLEPEWTISG; from the coding sequence ATGAATTATCTTGAGATGCTCGCGTACATCTATAGAGAAAGACCTTCAGGGAAAATCACACTGGGACTCGATAGGATCGCAAAGCTTTGTGACTTTTTGGGAAATCCTCAAGATAAATTTCGCAGTGTTCACGTCACTGGCACGAACGGTAAGGGATCCGTCACCAAACTTCTGAGTAATCTCATGATAGAACATGGCTTTAAAACCGGTGCTTATTATTCACCACACTTGTCAACCTTTAAGGAGAGAATCTTAGTCAATGAACAATTCGTGCCAGAGCAACTGTACTTAGAATGTTTCAAACAAGTTCAAAAGTTTGCCGAGATGATGGATCAACTTGGTGAAAGTAGTAAACCGAGTTTCTTCGAATTCACTACGGCGATGGCATTCTGTATTTTCGAACGCATGGGTGTTCAAACGGGTGCAATAGAAGTCGGGCTCGGTGGTAGGTATGATGCAACGAATATTCTAAAGAGCGATGTGGCTGTTATAGTCACAGTAGATTACGATCACATGCACATTCTCGGTGACACAGTTGAGAAGATTGCCTTTGAAAAAGCTGGCATAATAAAATTCTCAAATCCCACCGTGTGTGGAGAGACTAAATTGGGTCCCCTAGAAGTCATACAAAATGTTTGCAAAGAGAAAAAGAGCGAGCTCCACTTGATTGGCAGGGATTTCGAGTTTGACAAAGTGCAATTGAAACTCAATGAGAATAAGTTCAGTTTCAGAGGTTTGCGAAATTTCAAGGATCTTGAGTTAACGTTGAACGGTGAACATCAGTTCTTGAACGCTTCGGTGGCCCTCCAGGCGTTTCTGCTTTTTGCAGAGAAACTAGGTTTTGAGGTGAGAGAAGAAGCTGTACGAAAAGCTCTGAAGAAAACAATTAATCCAGGAAGGTTTGAAGTCATCGGTGATAACCCAAGATACATTTTTGATGGGGCACACAACACACCAGCCGCAGCCACTTTGAAGAAAACGATAATGACTTATTTGGCGAACGAGAAGCTCGCTGGGATAGTTGGTATACTCGATGACAAAGACAAAATCGGTGTTTTGTCACACATAGCACCACTTTTCGAAAGGCTGATCATCACACGACCAATTTCACACAGAGCCGTGAAACCGGAAGAAACGTATGAATTGGCGAAACAGTTCAACAAGAATGTTTCTTTTGAACCCGATCCGATCAAGGCTTTGGAGATCCTCAAGAAAGAAAGATGGCCGACGATAATAATAACAGGCTCACTGTACCTAGTCGGATACCTGAGAGACTACATCCTAGACGGTACACTCGAACCAGAATGGACAATATCGGGGTGA
- a CDS encoding valine--tRNA ligase, whose protein sequence is MDLGTRYAPEAIERKWYEFWVNKGYFTPSGVGETFVIVIPPPNITGRIHMGHALNITLQDILVRYKRMKGYDTLWVPGEDHAGIATQNAVEKYLASQGKTREQLGRQEFLEVVWEWARKYRKEIRQQIETLGASVDWTRERFTLDEGLSRAVRKVFVELYKKGLIYKGKYMVNWCPRCKTVLADDEVEHDEVQGKLYYVKYPLLDSQDEYVVVATTRPETMLGDTAVAVNPKDERYTHLIGKKVVLPLMNRALEIVADEYVDPEFGTGIVKITPAHDPNDFEVAKRHNLPLIDIFDDDAVVNDNGGKYKGLNRYRAREAVVADLESGGYLLKIESISHSIGHCYRCETVVEPRLMDQWFVRMKPLAEKAIEAVETGQIKFVPERWKKVYLHWMYNVRDWCISRQLWWGHRIPVWYCENCGQIIVEEEEPKICSKCGSNLLHQDEDVLDTWFSSALWPFSTLGWPEETDDLKRYYPTTVLVTGFDIIFFWVARMIMMGYEFMHEKPFSYVYIHQLIRDKFGRKMSKSLGNGIDPIDMSEKYGTDPVRFTLAILAAQGVDIKLDEKYFDTYRKFANKIWNATRFVLMNLEGFEPYALEDLDVADKWILSRLQKTVQTVTNALENFEFNIAARALYDFFWDEFCDWYIECAKPRLSSNDRKTVQNVLVNVLNISFRLLHPFMPFLSEELWQKLPIAKESIVIASWPDVERQFINEEAERSFVKIQQIVKGIRNIKAELNIPIKRTVELFTVGKELSSEEELYVKHLAFVDKIVHSNAKPSRCATAYVSNELHVYVNVEGLNVEEEIKRLQKNISKLEQDKEWLQRKLSDENFLTRAPEDAVNETKEKLVQIEERLAILRQILGDLS, encoded by the coding sequence ATGGATCTTGGCACACGTTATGCTCCCGAGGCGATCGAAAGAAAATGGTATGAATTCTGGGTGAACAAAGGTTACTTCACCCCGAGTGGTGTTGGAGAAACATTCGTGATAGTCATACCACCTCCAAACATCACTGGGCGTATCCATATGGGACACGCTTTGAACATAACTCTGCAAGATATCCTCGTGCGTTATAAGAGGATGAAGGGATACGATACGTTGTGGGTTCCTGGAGAAGATCATGCAGGTATTGCAACTCAGAACGCGGTGGAGAAATATTTGGCGTCCCAAGGAAAAACGCGTGAACAACTCGGTAGACAAGAATTTCTCGAGGTAGTTTGGGAGTGGGCAAGAAAGTATAGAAAAGAAATCAGACAACAGATAGAAACTCTTGGCGCTTCCGTAGACTGGACGAGGGAAAGGTTCACGCTCGATGAAGGTTTGTCTCGCGCTGTTCGAAAGGTATTTGTGGAGCTCTACAAGAAAGGTCTCATTTACAAAGGAAAATACATGGTGAACTGGTGTCCAAGGTGTAAAACCGTACTAGCCGATGACGAAGTGGAACACGATGAAGTTCAAGGGAAACTGTATTATGTGAAGTACCCTCTGCTTGACTCACAGGATGAATACGTTGTCGTTGCCACAACGCGACCAGAAACAATGCTCGGTGACACTGCCGTTGCAGTCAATCCGAAAGATGAGAGATACACACACTTGATAGGAAAGAAAGTCGTCCTGCCTTTGATGAACAGAGCTTTGGAGATCGTAGCCGACGAATACGTTGATCCGGAATTTGGAACAGGTATTGTGAAGATCACGCCAGCACACGATCCCAACGATTTCGAAGTTGCCAAGCGCCACAATTTGCCTCTGATAGACATTTTCGACGACGACGCGGTTGTTAATGATAATGGAGGAAAATACAAGGGTTTGAATAGATATCGAGCCAGAGAAGCCGTTGTGGCTGACTTGGAATCCGGTGGTTATCTTTTGAAGATTGAAAGTATCTCCCACTCGATTGGTCATTGCTACAGGTGCGAGACAGTCGTGGAACCAAGGTTGATGGATCAATGGTTCGTTCGCATGAAACCTTTGGCAGAGAAGGCCATAGAAGCCGTTGAAACCGGACAGATCAAGTTTGTTCCAGAAAGATGGAAGAAAGTTTATCTACATTGGATGTACAATGTGAGGGACTGGTGCATCAGTAGACAACTTTGGTGGGGCCATAGGATACCAGTCTGGTATTGCGAAAATTGCGGCCAGATTATTGTAGAAGAGGAAGAACCGAAAATTTGTTCAAAGTGCGGCTCGAACTTGTTGCACCAAGATGAAGATGTTCTGGACACGTGGTTCTCCTCCGCACTTTGGCCTTTTTCAACGTTGGGTTGGCCAGAAGAAACAGATGATTTGAAGAGGTATTATCCCACCACCGTTCTTGTAACAGGATTTGACATCATCTTCTTCTGGGTAGCACGGATGATCATGATGGGGTATGAGTTCATGCACGAAAAGCCCTTCAGCTATGTTTATATACACCAGCTCATCCGAGATAAGTTCGGCAGAAAGATGAGCAAGTCATTGGGAAACGGTATTGATCCTATCGATATGTCTGAGAAGTATGGAACTGATCCGGTGAGGTTCACCCTTGCAATTCTCGCAGCACAGGGTGTAGATATAAAACTCGATGAGAAATACTTTGATACATACAGGAAATTTGCAAACAAAATTTGGAACGCAACGAGGTTCGTACTCATGAACCTTGAAGGTTTTGAGCCGTATGCTTTGGAAGACCTAGATGTGGCCGACAAATGGATCCTTTCAAGATTACAGAAAACCGTTCAAACCGTGACGAACGCTTTGGAAAACTTTGAATTCAACATCGCGGCAAGAGCTCTTTACGATTTCTTCTGGGATGAATTCTGCGATTGGTACATCGAGTGTGCAAAACCAAGGCTCTCGTCAAACGATAGGAAAACTGTCCAGAACGTACTTGTTAATGTTCTCAACATCAGTTTCAGATTGCTCCATCCGTTCATGCCGTTCTTGTCTGAGGAACTCTGGCAGAAATTGCCCATAGCTAAAGAATCCATAGTGATAGCTTCTTGGCCTGACGTAGAAAGACAATTCATCAACGAGGAAGCAGAGCGTTCATTTGTTAAAATTCAGCAGATTGTCAAAGGTATAAGAAACATCAAAGCAGAATTGAATATTCCTATCAAGCGAACGGTGGAACTATTCACAGTTGGTAAAGAACTATCTTCAGAGGAAGAACTTTATGTGAAACACCTCGCGTTCGTTGATAAAATAGTCCATTCGAATGCAAAGCCATCCAGATGTGCAACAGCCTATGTTTCAAACGAACTTCATGTGTACGTGAACGTGGAGGGTTTGAACGTTGAAGAAGAAATCAAAAGGCTTCAGAAAAACATTTCTAAACTCGAACAGGACAAAGAATGGCTCCAGAGAAAACTATCAGATGAAAACTTTTTAACGCGTGCGCCTGAAGACGCCGTGAACGAAACGAAGGAAAAATTAGTCCAAATTGAGGAGAGACTGGCTATCCTTAGACAAATTTTGGGGGATCTATCATGA
- the rplU gene encoding 50S ribosomal protein L21, which produces MYAIIETGGKQYRVSEGDIVAVEKLPQTEGEPVIFDRVVHVSADQLVKIGQPYVEGCNVKGIVLKHEKARKVMSIRYRPKDNVRRRRGHRQWYTLVKIEKIELGESS; this is translated from the coding sequence GTGTACGCCATTATAGAAACTGGTGGAAAGCAGTACCGTGTCAGTGAAGGCGACATAGTCGCGGTGGAAAAATTACCGCAAACCGAGGGAGAGCCTGTCATCTTCGACCGAGTTGTTCATGTTTCTGCCGATCAACTAGTCAAGATAGGACAACCCTATGTGGAAGGTTGCAATGTGAAAGGCATCGTGTTGAAGCATGAGAAGGCTAGAAAGGTCATGTCGATACGTTATAGACCTAAAGACAACGTTCGAAGGAGACGTGGTCACAGACAATGGTATACACTAGTTAAGATCGAAAAAATCGAGCTTGGTGAAAGTTCGTGA
- a CDS encoding ribosomal-processing cysteine protease Prp: protein MIRARFFSSNGHYVSFCIEGHSGYDIKGKDIVCAAVSALAQHTARSLTKYCGAIVEKKQAKLNVMLPRPSEFSDIFVRELHESIEDIRSQYPQNLSVEVVINEDRHTVVRS, encoded by the coding sequence GTGATAAGAGCGAGATTTTTCTCGTCAAATGGCCATTACGTTTCTTTTTGTATTGAAGGCCACAGTGGCTATGACATCAAAGGCAAAGACATAGTTTGTGCTGCTGTGAGTGCTCTTGCGCAACACACGGCACGTTCTCTTACCAAGTATTGTGGTGCTATCGTTGAGAAAAAACAAGCGAAACTTAACGTGATGCTCCCTCGACCAAGTGAATTTTCTGACATCTTTGTGAGAGAGCTTCACGAAAGCATCGAAGATATCCGTTCACAGTATCCACAAAATTTGTCTGTGGAGGTGGTGATCAATGAGGATCGACATACAGTTGTTCGGTCGTAG
- the rpmA gene encoding 50S ribosomal protein L27, producing the protein MRIDIQLFGRRKSGSIGNRDSNPKYLGVKVGDGQLVSAGSIIVRQRGTKIHPGENVGCGRDFTLFALTDGTVKFYVSRNRKFVKVIPQKQ; encoded by the coding sequence ATGAGGATCGACATACAGTTGTTCGGTCGTAGGAAGAGTGGATCGATAGGTAACAGAGACAGCAATCCAAAGTACTTAGGTGTGAAGGTTGGAGATGGCCAGTTGGTGAGTGCAGGAAGCATAATAGTGAGGCAAAGAGGGACGAAGATACACCCTGGTGAAAATGTTGGCTGTGGTAGAGATTTCACGCTTTTTGCTCTCACTGACGGAACGGTCAAATTCTACGTTAGTAGAAACAGAAAGTTTGTCAAAGTGATTCCACAAAAGCAATGA
- the rplM gene encoding 50S ribosomal protein L13, giving the protein MARPMPIQKTTIVRNRGGKWYLVDASGKVLGRLASQIAKYLMGKNEPTFFPGVDNGNYVVVINAHKVVLTGKKLDQKIYYRHSGYPGGIKMQTAKQILQTYPERLIYLAVKRMLPKRALGEKYLKRLKVYASDKHPHEAQNPVPIEV; this is encoded by the coding sequence ATGGCACGTCCTATGCCTATACAGAAAACTACGATTGTGAGAAATCGCGGAGGAAAGTGGTATCTGGTGGACGCTTCTGGTAAAGTATTGGGACGTTTGGCGAGTCAGATAGCGAAGTATCTAATGGGGAAAAACGAGCCAACTTTCTTTCCAGGAGTTGACAACGGTAACTATGTGGTAGTCATCAATGCTCACAAAGTCGTATTGACAGGGAAAAAGCTCGACCAGAAGATTTACTACAGACACAGTGGGTATCCCGGTGGAATAAAAATGCAGACAGCAAAGCAGATACTCCAAACGTATCCAGAGCGTTTGATATATTTGGCTGTCAAGAGGATGCTTCCAAAAAGAGCGCTTGGTGAAAAATATCTAAAACGGCTCAAGGTGTACGCTTCTGACAAGCATCCGCACGAAGCTCAGAATCCTGTTCCAATTGAAGTATGA
- the rpsI gene encoding 30S ribosomal protein S9, translated as MATTTQQVIYHGVGRRKTSVARVHLKLGNGKLVINDEEYNSAEEYFKDSVRAKHAMEPLVVTNNVGKFDVFINVEGGGLSGQAGAVRLGIARALVQFDENLRPVLREKGMLTRDPRMVERKKYGLKKSRRAPQYSKR; from the coding sequence ATGGCGACGACCACTCAGCAAGTTATATACCATGGTGTTGGGAGAAGAAAGACTTCTGTTGCTCGTGTTCATTTGAAACTTGGTAATGGTAAACTGGTCATAAACGACGAGGAATACAACAGTGCTGAAGAATATTTTAAAGATTCAGTCAGAGCCAAACATGCGATGGAACCACTCGTTGTGACCAACAACGTTGGTAAGTTCGACGTTTTCATTAACGTAGAAGGTGGTGGGCTGTCAGGACAAGCCGGTGCAGTTCGACTTGGTATTGCAAGAGCGCTTGTTCAGTTCGACGAGAATTTGAGGCCAGTACTCAGGGAGAAAGGTATGCTAACAAGAGATCCAAGGATGGTTGAGAGGAAGAAGTACGGTCTCAAGAAATCTCGTAGGGCTCCGCAGTACTCGAAGCGATGA